The Carassius carassius chromosome 16, fCarCar2.1, whole genome shotgun sequence genome window below encodes:
- the dnaja3b gene encoding dnaJ heat shock protein family (Hsp40) member A3b yields the protein MAASSARCTARWLSSGLPGLRSACALTKTPRHGDTAALRICWIRSYVKEGHLSCWRHGGRVTLNRVPVLRSHSVFSSHFFHTTSGCHQQDFYDVLGVPRTASQKDIKKAYYQLAKKYHPDTNPDDPDAKEKFAKLAEAYETLSDELKRKQYDTYGSAGPGASGAGQQQQYWRGGATVDPEELFRKIFGEFAGGRGFGDLNSMFEQAPEFVMELTFMQAAKGVNKEITVNIDDACPRCDGKAHEPGTKVSHCHYCNGTGMESINTGPFMMRSACRRCGGRGSIIITPCIMCRGTGQTKQKQTVMVPVPAGIEDGQTVKVPVGKKYIYITFRVQRSPVFRRDGADIHSDVMISVAQAILGGTARAQGLYSTIDIAIPPGIQTEHKIRLAGKGIPRVNSFGYGDHFVYIKIKIPKKLTNRQRMLLLSYAEDETDVEGTVTGVTRPAKGSSQAGQTSESGQSREEEPEKEEGGFFSKLKKMFT from the exons ATGGCAGCCTCCAGTGCTCGCTGTACCGCACGCTGGCTGTCAAGCGGTTTACCTGGACTCCGGAGCGCCTGTGCGCTCACAAAGACCCCTAGACACGGAGACACTGCAGCTCTGAGGATATGTTGGATTCGCAGTTATGTGAAGGAGGGTCATTTAAGCTGCTGGAGGCACGGAGGACGTGTGACATTGAACAGGGTACCAG tGCTGAGAAGCCACAGTGTTTTCAGCTCTCATTTCTTCCACACCACTTCTGGGTGCCATCAGCAGGACTTCTATGATGTTTTGGGGGTTCCTCGGACTGCCTCTCAGAAAGACATTAAGAAAGCCTACTACCAG TTGGCCAAGAAATACCATCCAGACACCAACCCAGATGACCCTGATGCTAAAGAGAAGTTTGCCAAGCTGGCAGAAGCCTATGAG ACCCTCAGTGATGAGCTGAAGAGGAAGCAGTATGACACGTACGGTTCTGCCGGTCCGGgtgcgagtggggcggggcagcAGCAGCAGTACTGGAGAGGTGGGGCCACCGTGGACCCAGAGGAGCTGTTCAGGAAGATCTTTGGAGAGTTTGCTGGGGGGCGTGGCTTCGGTGACCTCAACTCCATGTTCGAACAGGCACCTGAA ttCGTGATGGAGCTGACGTTCATGCAGGCTGCCAAAGGCGTGAATAAGGAGATAACGGTCAACATAGATGACGCCTGTCCACGCTGTGACGGAAAAGCTCACGAGCCGGGAACTAAAGTGTCACATTGTCACTACTGCAATGGAACTGGCATG GAGTCTATAAACACCGGCCCGTTTATGATGCGCTCAGCATGtaggcggtgcggtgggcggggctCTATCATCATCACTCCTTGCATCATGTGTCGAGGAACTGGACAAACCAAACAGAAGCAGACCGTTATGGTACCTGTGCCTGCAG GTATAGAAGACGGACAGACAGTTAAAGTGCCAGTCGGGAAGAAATACATTTACATCACATTCAGA GTGCAGAGGAGTCCAGTGTTTCGTCGCGATGGCGCTGATATCCACTCTGATGTGATGATTTCAGTAGCGCAGGCGATACTAGGAGGAACAGCCAGAGCACAGGGCCTGTACAGCACCATCGACATTGCG ATTCCTCCAGGCATTCAAACAGAGCACAAGATCAGACTGGCAGGAAAAGGCATCCCACGAGTGAATAGCTTCGGTTATGGAGATCATTTTGTATATATCAAAATCAAAATCCCTAA GAAACTGACGAACAGGCAGAGAATGCTGCTGTTGAGTTATGCAGAGGATGAGACAGATGTGGAAGGAACTGTTACTGGAGTAACCAGACCAGCCAAAG GTAGTTCTCAGGCGGGACAGACCTCAGAGTCAGGGCAGAGCAGAGAGGAAGAGCCAGAGAAAGAGGAAGGGGGATTTTTCTCTAAACTGAAGAAGATGTTCACTTGA